CTTTTATGCAAAGGAAGGCCTAGGTAGAACAGAGCCCAACAGAAAAGGGTTTGCAGAGCCTCTTGCTTTCATGTGACATGGCCAAAAGACTGGCAAGATATGTGCCCCAGCTGCCAGGCTTTGACTCAGCCACGAGAGCCCTATGGCTGCAGGCTCTCTCTCAGTCCATTGAGGCagaacattaaaagaaaaaaaaaataaaaaaaaaaaaagaaaaaaaagatcagaagtCTTTAGAATATAGACATCAGTTCCACAAACCACGATCAGAGAGGTCATCTACTCTCTGTTACAATACTTTCCTGGAGATGGGAGGCATGTGATCATACCCTGTGTATCCCAGGCATCTCACATTTTTAGAATTGTCTCCTTATGCCAGTATGTCAGCCCATTGGATAACAAAATTACTGCATAAAGTAATTCTGCTGTAAATTGAGCTTTCTACTTTTCatcaaagttaaaaataactGACAGATGGGGAGTATAATAGCTCAGGAAAACCACTGTGCTGAAGCATCTAACAGGTTCCCAGACTGTACTACACATCTAGCTGTACTGGAGTTTAAATAAATTCATGATTGCTTGAACCCATCTGTGTATGTGTACTCTAGATCCTGACTCTCCTTGACTTGCAAATACTATTGAAAGTAGGGAACTAGGGTTGAAAGAAGTGTTCCCTGCTATCATGGATAACACAGCTAGTCAGTAGGAATGCTGGATCCTTCATGTTGTGAAAATTtatatttccaaaaaaaaaaaggacattagAATCATAATTACTTATGCAAGAAAGTTTTGGCATAGTGTGAATAAGTTTCCCTCAAATTAAGAACATGCAAACTGTCTTCACAGACAATATCCTGAAGCCTTCAAAACGTTTTGAACGctgcattattttttatgaTTCATTGCTTTGAGAAATGacacattttcatatttatccATATTTTCCAATGGATTAATGCTGCTCTAAAACATATAATGTTATTATGGCCATTAATTAAggcaataaaagaaaatggcatGACCACATCATCATGTCAGTTGTAGTGATTTCCCTATATATCTCCCGACCTTTCTATGTGTTAACACTATTGCTGGGTTAAGACTATCCCACTGTAGTGTCAGAACCTATTCTGTAATCTCCCACTAGTTTGTATTTGATCCGTTCAGTGGCAATATCAGAGGCACTACGTGCTTCTTTATCATGAAAGATTATGGTTTCATGAgtactgaaataatgaaataatggaTCAAAGGAAGGCATTATTTATCTCATTTGTTGGTGGTGTTGGTCTTTgctgttcattattttttgtgaaCATAACACTCCAACAGTGTTGGATAATTAAGTTCAGATAATTTCAGATAAATTGTGTAGGAGAGAACATGAAGCATAGAGTTGCTTCACTGATTTTGAAACTTTGAAAGAAGTTTTaccattttaattttgtcttctgCAGATTTTAATGAGCACAATATGAATGATTCCTTGGAAGGAAGAATGAACACCTCAAGACTAGTGCCTGCTCTTTAATTTTACTCATATACTTTGCACCCTTCCTACTTTTGGCAGGCTTTTCCAAATAGTGCAACCAAAgtacaaaaaaatgcaaaatcaaaaAAAGATTGGCTGAGCAAAAAAGTGAAGTCAGCATTGAATGAGCGTAATATCACTTATACCACATGGTAGAGGATTCAATCACATCTCTTTTACAAGCAATTGATATTCTCAATAGCCTGGGCATAATGTTATCAAGAAAGTTAGAAGGATGTTAACATTTCATTAATCTTgccattgatttttttctgcattcttcaCAACAAAATTCAAAGCATGACCTCTTACTCCACTGAATTAGTTCCAGAGCACTTGGCATTATTGACCtcttaatgaaaattaatgatGACTTGTTTGATTCAATCTTTCAAGTAAGCACGCCAAGCACATTTAAGATACAGACACAAATATTTCACttaattgaaatgaaataatacaCTGTTAAAGACCAAAATGTACATTAATGTATCATTAAATTAGCATATTTAAGCACATAGAATTCAGATATTTAAACTGCATAATTGGGATCTGATGCTACAAAGATCTAAGTTTGGCAATAATCCCAGACTtgggaaaataatgaattttacAAGTAAATGTATGCACATGTTTAGAGCATTCTAAGCCTTAAATTTATAGTGAAAAtttgacaaaaatgaaatatttttaatatacaacAGAAAGAACTGTTCATTTGTATGGGTATTTCCatgcttttcctttctattttaaagCTACAAAACAATTTGGATTCTTTCAGTGACAAGAAGCTCACAAGCTGTCACCAGACAGCTGAATGGATTTCCTTCATACAGAGCCTCACACAAATATTTATGCACAAACTGAGTTCAGTGTATAGGTATGGATCCCTTCTGTCTTGCATCCATGTAAATAAGGATTAACTCCACTTGATGGAACATAAAAGATGAATGGTTTAATAACTGGAGAATAGGCTATTTTATCTAAGCAATTTACCATTCCTGAGAAATTTTTTGAGGAATAATTCCTGGGCAATCATCTAAGCAATACAAGAAGAAataatgtaatttcattttttccctgtattCTTTTAGACAACAAGGACTATGATGCATATCTATCTTATACCAAAGTGGATCCTGATCAGTGGAATCAAGAaactggagaagaagaaagatttgcTCTTGAGATCTTACCAGATATGCTTGAAAAGCATTATGGATACAAGTTGTTCATACCAGACAGAGATTTGATTCCCACAGGAAGTAAGTCATGTCTTTATGTTTGTGTATTTTCTACACAACATATGCAGTGGTTGCATATATTATTTAAGTATTAATTCTATGCTTGTCCCTTTAGAATGTCATCTTAACTCTTGTGGAATAAGATAAGCCACCAAATATGCTTGATTTACATTTCCTAGATAAGAGGATTATATTTTACTAAGTGTATTATATTCATTGAAGGTGAGACAGTGCAGATAGGGCATACATAGGTAATGGAAATTAATGAGATTAATATTTATTCACAGATTTTTTGAGAGCCTTCATATCTAGGaattaataaagatgtttttattttctattcctaAGTGTTTCCCTTGAAATATACCCATTACACTAATATATAAAAACAGCTAAGTAATTAATTATCACTATCCATCTATACACtcagacaggaagaaaacagttgTCTTTTGGCTAAGGCAAGAGCTGAGAGAAGACATCTGCAGCAGAGTAAATAAAAGACTGCTGGTGGTATCCGCTGTAGATAAACATGTAGTGGAGGCACTGGATCATTTTCAGAGATTGAAACTGAGAATTGattcctgaaataaataaataaattgattcctgaaataaatagatctttttttgtatatatttaagGTATTCCAACCTATGCTCAGTAATATTTGTAAGTTGCAGTTCATAACTTCAGTTGTAGGCATTTATAAAACTACTaagttcaaactattttattgAATTTGTATTTATAAGAAAGGATAAGTAAAACACAACCTTAATCATGAGCACACGGATATTTTCAAATCTACAGTATCCTAAACATTTATTTGCAGGACACAACTCTGTTTCTGTGAAtgcatgaaaggaaaagaagaatctAGTGCATCAGTGGACCCTAGAATATCATTTGATTTTTAGGCTGATAATAaaacacagcttctgctctgttgCCTATTTGGGTGACttctttttagaaaatgatGACGGATAAAATGATAATGGACACACTTGTTCCAGTAAAGATATAGGCACAAATTGACAATTCATCTACAAACACTACCAAAACGTAGCCCAgtgggaaataaatatttcactgaatcatagaatgtttgaAGTTGAAAAGAACTTCTGGATGTCATCTGCACCAACTGTCTTGTTCAAGCAGGGTCATCCAGAACAGGTTATCCAAAAACCTTGTCCAGTTTACATATTTGAAAGTGATGTTTTTGCAGCATTCAGTGAACTCTTTTGGGAGAAGGGGGCTTGCTTCTATTGTTTCTCTCCAGCCTATgggaatgaaatattttcttgcctTGATTTTTGAGCAATTGTCTTATTTTGTAGCCTACATTGAAGACGTGGCAAGATGTGTAGACCAAAGCAAGCGACTGATCATCGTCATGACTCCAAATTATGTGGTAAGAAGAGGCTGGAGCATCTTTGAACTGGAAACAAGGCTTCGGAACATGTTAGTCACAGGAGAAATTAAAGTGATACTGATTGAATGCAGTGAACTGCGAGGAGTTATGAACTATCAGGAGGTTGAAGCCCTGAAACATACCATCAAGCTCCTCACTGTCATTAAATGGCATGGACCAAAATGCAACAAGTTGAATTCCAAATTCTGGAAACGTTTACAGTACGAAATGCCTTTTAAGAGGACTGAACCCATCACACATGAGCAGGTTTTAGATGTCAGTGAGCAGGGGCCCTTTGGGGAACTGCAGACAGTCTCCGCAATTTCAATGGCTGCTGCCACCTCTACTGCTCTTGCCACTGCTCATCCAGATCTACGCTCCACCTTTCATAACACATATCATTCACAGATGCGCCAGAAACACTATTATCGAAGCTATGAATATGATGTACCTCCTACCGGCACCCTGCCGCTTACCTCAATAGGTAACCAGCATACCTACTGCAACATCCCTATGACACTTATAAATGGGCAGCGGCCACAGACAAAACTAACAGGGAGCAGAATCCAGAAGAGGCTCACACAAACAGTGCGATACTGCCCCTCTTGCCACGGGAGACCAGTATATCAAGTGTCATTTGGTGACAGAAATGCAAGGGGCTGTCCATCCCCTTGAGTAGAAGCTGAGTCTGCAGTCCGGTGCCTGGAACTTCATCCTCGACTGCTGCTGTTAAACATGCATTACAATCGATAACATATGAGGAAAAACAGGGTCTTGTACATACGTTTTTTGCAATTTCTTTGTAGCATCGGTCTTCCTGTTTTACCCATGTTCTCTTCCCATACACATTTTCGACTTTGTTTTATATGTCATTGGAATttgtatatttacatttttttaatgaagagacTGCTGTATAGATAGGAAACTTTTTGGCTTCATTAGTATagttttagacttttttttggtttgtttttaacctCTCTTGGGAATGCTTGGACAAAGCTATGTTGATATCAGATGCGCCATCCATTTTTTGGCCTGCCTAGCCTGATTCCTGAAGGCCATGCCTGCTGCAGTTCACCTGTTTTGGGTAATATTTGTTCTTAGAATGACCCCATCCCTCACTGAGAGcctctgtttcatttcttctcctgtAATGTGCATTGCTCCCTCCCTGCCCTTACAATGGCCCCATTTGGGGTAACACTACAGTCTGATCATCTAACATTTAACTTAGTAGAAACTTGTCAAACAGACTATACCCAATCTGTATCGGTTGCTTCACAGTAGTCATTACAGAGTGTGTAGAAAATAGAGAtggtttcatttttgctttcttgggggtttgatttttttttgtttttgttttaagaatgAGTCAATTGTACcccttttataaatataaaagcaagCCCTATTTTTAACACTTCCTGGAAAAGTATTAATGTGGTcgtggattttatttttaagcagttgacttttttttttccctcctttaaAAACCCTGCAAATAAGATCATTTCCAATTTTTAGGAAAGTAAGACAAGTGAGGCAATAGGCACTGAAGTGCAGTGAGTCCTGCTGGTATTTACAGTGATGATTTCCAAACCAAAGGGGAATAAAAAGGCAGTATCTTAGATGGTTGCCATTATGTATTAAAGAAAGTATTATTTTCCgaaaaaggaagagcaaaacattattttgctgTGGATTTCAGAGTCCCCTTGTATTTTAATGTTCAAAAttgtatttgctttaaaatgatatattcaagatgaaaaaatattatttcatttggtTTTAGCTTGTAACGATAAGTAAAGCTTAATTTTAACATGATTTCAGTAAGAACtcaggcaaaaaagaaaaaaaaagaaacatgaacaCCAACAAATATAATTGTTTTCAGAATAAACTTTATTTatacaaaattaatatttaaataagacTTTGAAGtattaaaagcaatttattcactttaatgaataataaattagtttattttttatgtatgaTTCTATCTTTGAGGAGTTGCAAATAATGCGCTTACTACGGTTACCAGGGAAGAAACAAACCACTGTCTTTATATGTGGGCATCTTTAAGGCAAATGAAACAAGCGTCTTATATTTTAAGTAATGGAAGAATCCTTTCTGGTTTGAGAAAGAGCACAGAGCACTGTTGTAGCTGTACACGCTATTCAGGCCAAGCTGTCTGCCAGTCTCTGctagcagaagcagaagagcagaggCAGAATTGCTGCTTGCAGCACACTCTCATAGAGTCGTGGGTTTGATTGACTCTGGCAAAAATGTAGCTGGTAGCCTGGCAGACAAACCTGATCGTCTGTTTCTGCAATTAATTAGCTTTAGGAATTTTTATGGTAGCTGACTGATATTAGCCAATATAAGGGACGTGCGGGGTTTGTTCATCTTAATTGTCTCAAGGAGAAAAGTACAGCTTATAATATTTTGGTCTTCTTAATGAGAAGTAATGAGTAGAGAAGAGGTAAACTGCAGTTCGGGGGATGTTTGTGGGAGTAATCTAGAACTGACAGCGTGGGAGGATGTAACTATGATCGTGTTGTGAAAGTCAAGAAGTCTCAGTATGTGCATAACAAGCCAATAGAGCTTTGGGATGTGCACTgattttttgcttgctttaaaatgttcatttctCTGACAATTTGCTCAAATCCTTTTCTACAATCTATCATGGTGTCTCCCTCTGGACATGTGCCAAATGTCcacaaaatggaaatgcagCTGCCAGGCCAGATGAAATTCTAAAAGAGCTTTGcacttttgtttccttcatgGTGTAAGAAAGCTATTATTTATTCACTCTTACAGACACCTGTCAGGCACTGatggcatttttcttcattcaacTGAATGCCAAATGTACCAGTACCCTctaaaaacaatcttttttccttcattttccttccgTTTTACATGCCACGTAGAAAATACTGGGATGTGGAATAAATGTAGAATGTAACTATCTGACCACAGTCATTTTTAGGCAGTGTTAGGTAGTTTGTTCCTTAGCCACACGGGGAAtacttttctgttctattttaatgcaaatttaagCACTTTGAATAGCATGATTCAGGGACTGATGGATACCATTTGATATTCagtactttttttaaaaaagagattttctttaTAATACTTttattataatattaaaaaaataggaagaaagaaaggaggaaggaaagaaagagagagagaaggaaagaaaagaagaaagaaagaaatggagaagcTATCTATTACTTCAAAAACATTCCTTCTTAGTATTCCTCCTCTATGaacagctcagctctgtgtgGGAAACAGTGAAGGAAACTGCTGTGTGTTCAACATACTCTGTGTTTGACAAAAGTTCTAttggaacaaaaaataaaacagaaaaaataatctttcattgCCCTAGGGATAAGGCTTCATCCTTTATTGGTGAAGGTGTTTCAGTTTCAACCGTACAGTCTGAAGTGTGCATGCAATAGACACATTTAAGATTTAGCCATAAACAAAtagcactttatttttaaaactgcacAGTGTGATGATTGGAAAAACTTACTCTGGCTGGTCAAGTATTTGGGGTCTGTACATGGATTCTATGCACATTATTTACACAAATGTGGCGCTTTATAAGGCTCTGTATTATCAGGATAATCCTTGCTGTGAAATTAAAGGACTCTGCTGTACAACCTATGTACAACATATAAACCTAATCACTTTATAGGTCCTGGCAGCACATGCAGCTTGATATAAATGGAGAGCTGTATAAGATGAAGCTAATTATTTTGAAGACAAAGTGCATTGCTAGGTCTGATTCTGTTCTCAGTTGCAGCAGTATGATCTGAGAATAGATCTAATGAAGCTGAATGATTATAAGATGAGCTTgtgtgagaaaagaaaattggaaaggcaaaaagaaaaggaattcacATTTGAAGGCTGTGACAAGCCGTGGTTGCAAATTGTCTTCTGAATTTTAGTATGGACCAAGTTCTCACCCAGCTGCAAACATCAAGAGCTTCCAATGTGATCTGGTTCAGAGCTAAATACTCTTATCTTTAGACGCAAACTAAGATTTTTCTGTTACTACAGCTGTGAAAATCACATGTATGATACGTGATTAATGATAATTGACTTCAAAATAATTGGAAAGCCTGTTTTATCTGCTtgattaaaatttaaagaaaaattatttgaatattGTGCATTAATgacttaaaaattatatatagaTCAGTGAGATTATAGAAAACTGGCCTGGTAAACAGACTTCTTTcattcttaaattaaaaatagtcAAGCTAGCAAGACTAAGAAGAATTTAATTAAgattcaaagaagaaaaaaaataactgcagtaaAGTAAGCCAAAAAATAGGGTAAAGGCCAGTGGAGAACAAAGGTCAAAGTACCTGCCTGTATAAAGCCACTGTATTGTGGCTTTTTTTGTCATGCAATGCATTGTACTCTGGCTGACCTACATAACGCAATTGGAATTTTGGGGGCCCATCCGGATTGATGAGCAACACAAATGTATCCCCATGTGCCTAATAGACTCCTGAATGATTTGCACTTGTCAGTTGTCTAGCACAGAAGAGTTTCTGTTGCATCCATTATTGTCATAACAGAGAGGATGGCAGAAATCTGACAGCGCTAAAAACAATCTCTGTGGAAGGTTTAGTTTATTATCCATTGTAACTGTATGCCTTCAAACTCGTCCCCCTATCTGATTTTCTGTTATTAGGACACTTTATAACCCATTTTTCAGATGAGCAAGAGATCAGTT
This genomic stretch from Meleagris gallopavo isolate NT-WF06-2002-E0010 breed Aviagen turkey brand Nicholas breeding stock chromosome 2, Turkey_5.1, whole genome shotgun sequence harbors:
- the IL1RAPL1 gene encoding LOW QUALITY PROTEIN: interleukin-1 receptor accessory protein-like 1 (The sequence of the model RefSeq protein was modified relative to this genomic sequence to represent the inferred CDS: deleted 2 bases in 1 codon), with product MYTVELAGGLGAILLLLVCLVTIYKCYKIEIMLFYRNHFGAEELDGDNKDYDAYLSYTKVDPDQWNQETGEEERFALEILPDMLEKHYGYKLFIPDRDLIPTGTYIEDVARCVDQSKRLIIVMTPNYVVRRGWSIFELETRLRNMLVTGEIKVILIECSELRGVMNYQEVEALKHTIKLLTVIKWHGPKCNKLNSKFWKRLQYEMPFKRTEPITHEQVLDVSEQGPFGELQTVSAISMAAATSTALATAHPDLRSTFHNTYHSQMRQKHYYRSYEYDVPPTGTLPLTSIGNQHTYCNIPMTLINGQRPDKTNREQNPEEAHTNSAILPLLPRETSISSVIW